TGTATCCCCTGCCAGCCCGAGGCCGCTTCTGCCAGCTCGTAGCCGTAGGCGGACAGCCCCACCTTCAGCAAGCGGCGGATGGGAGGCTCGTCATCGATAATGAGAATGCGAGCGCCCTTATCGGCCACCAGCTTCACCTTCTTTCAGGGGAGGCAATTGGGCTTTCGGCTGCTGGTCTATCGGCAGGGCAAAGGTAAACACGGCCCCACCCCCGGATCTCGGTTCCGCCCAGATCCTGCCACCATGGGCCTCGACAATTCCCTTGCAGATGGAGAGGCCCAGTCCGGTACCGCTTACCCGGTGGGGCAAGTGCAGCCGGTAGAAAGGGTCAAAGATGCGCTCCTGATCGCCCTCGGGAATCCCGCAGCCCCGGTCGGCTACGCTCACCTGTAATTCTTCTCCTGCCTGGCGCACGCTGAGGGCAATCTCCGTCCCCGGCGGAGAGTATTTGCTGGCATTCTCCAGCAAATTGGTTAGCACCTGCTCGATCAGGCTGAAGTCAGCTTTGACCAAAGGAAGTTCGGGAGGGATATCCACTTCCACCGGATGGTCCTCGAGGGTTTCCTGCAGCTGGTCCAAGACTACTCCCACGATATCTTGGATGTCACACCATTCCCGGTTAAGTTTCAACATCCCGCTCTCCAAGCGCGCCTTGTCTAAGAGATTGCTCACCAGACGGTTCATGCGCCTAGCCCCATCTTTGATTGTCTGCAGCAGGGCCTCCCGGGCTTCGGACTGGTAGATTTCTCCCCCTTCCAGCAATCCGGTCACCGCCGCAGTGATGGAGGCGAGGGGTGTCCTCAAGTCATGGGAAATGGAATTGAAGAGAGCGGTACGGAGCTGCTCTGAAGCCGCAAGACACCGGGCTTGTTCAGCCTCGGCCGCCAATTGCAGCCGCAAGATTGCCATGGCCGCCAGGCTGCTAAAGGCCTCCAGCAAGCGCTGCCGCTCCGGGCTCAGGTAGCGCTTGGGATGTCCCAACCGTACCCCCAAAACTCCCAGGATCTTCTCCTGGGTTTTCATGGGTAAATACAAGCCCTCGGCTCCAGCCAAAGTTTCCGTTCCCCAGCCGGCCATCTGGCCGTGGTCAAAAACCCATTTGGCCACTGCTTGTTCATTGTGGTCCAGCCACTTCCCAGGAAGAGAAGGCGCCACTGCCCGGATGCCAAGCTGCCCGCCCTGGTCAGGCATCAGGATGACCGCTTCGCCATCGGTAGCCTCCATCACCGCCTTAGCTACTGCCCCCAATATTTCCTGAGCGTCAGTATTGGCCGCCAGTTTCTTGCTGAGGGAGTAAAGGGCGGCTAGCCGGTTCTCCCGGCGCCGGGCATTCTCGGCCTGGGTCTTTAAGCGCGTGGCCATGGTGCCAGTGATGATCGCAACCACTAAAAAAATCGCAAAGCTTAAGAAATAGCGGAGGTCAGCAATGGTAAACCTTAAAGTCGGCGGCACAAAGAAGAAATCCAGGGCCAATACTCCAAGCAGCGATGCCAGAATCGAAGGTCCCCTACCCCAGCGCACAGCGCTGATTAACACCGGCAGCAAATAGAGCAGCTCGATATTGGCCAGATCAA
The genomic region above belongs to Clostridia bacterium and contains:
- a CDS encoding sensor histidine kinase KdpD, which produces MTIFLGAAAGVGKTYAMLEAAHERLADGVDVVIGWVETHGRPETEALVKGLPIIPPRKLEYRDKIFLEMDLDAILQRRPRLVLVDELAHTNIPGSRHVRRYQDVEELLAAGINVYTTLNIQHLESLNDIVAQITGVRVQETVPDRFLEEASQVQLIDIPPEELIERLREGKVYVPPEAERALENFFRPGNINALRELALRYTAQRVEGQLDRYMRVHGIAGPWPAGERVMACVSSSPFSAQVIRAARRMAASLKAEWLAVHVEPPDGLPGDESQQEQLARNLHLAEKLGAEVITLVGEDPAEELLNLARRKNVTQIVIGRPLHPRWQELWQGSLVEKIVSGSQGISVHIIPGKMRPRGRTRAPERRYRRGPSPGSYAGAAVAVLVVTAFGKVLHPAFDLANIELLYLLPVLISAVRWGRGPSILASLLGVLALDFFFVPPTLRFTIADLRYFLSFAIFLVVAIITGTMATRLKTQAENARRRENRLAALYSLSKKLAANTDAQEILGAVAKAVMEATDGEAVILMPDQGGQLGIRAVAPSLPGKWLDHNEQAVAKWVFDHGQMAGWGTETLAGAEGLYLPMKTQEKILGVLGVRLGHPKRYLSPERQRLLEAFSSLAAMAILRLQLAAEAEQARCLAASEQLRTALFNSISHDLRTPLASITAAVTGLLEGGEIYQSEAREALLQTIKDGARRMNRLVSNLLDKARLESGMLKLNREWCDIQDIVGVVLDQLQETLEDHPVEVDIPPELPLVKADFSLIEQVLTNLLENASKYSPPGTEIALSVRQAGEELQVSVADRGCGIPEGDQERIFDPFYRLHLPHRVSGTGLGLSICKGIVEAHGGRIWAEPRSGGGAVFTFALPIDQQPKAQLPPLKEGEAGGR